A genome region from Pseudomonas sp. N3-W includes the following:
- a CDS encoding Com family DNA-binding transcriptional regulator has translation MGEFTELQIKCSRCGTLNHEKAAILEQSPVSDMKRGTFRTQCSTQ, from the coding sequence ATGGGTGAGTTTACCGAGCTCCAGATCAAATGTTCCCGGTGCGGGACGTTGAATCATGAGAAGGCCGCGATCCTCGAGCAATCGCCTGTGAGCGACATGAAACGCGGAACTTTCCGCACCCAGTGTTCAACTCAATAG
- a CDS encoding Com family DNA-binding transcriptional regulator, with product MGEFTELQIKCSRCGTLNHEKAMSLERSPLSDMKAESSAIKHSTQ from the coding sequence GTGGGTGAGTTCACAGAGCTCCAGATCAAATGTTCCCGATGCGGGACGTTGAATCATGAGAAGGCCATGAGCCTCGAGCGATCGCCTTTGAGCGACATGAAAGCGGAATCCTCCGCGATAAAACATTCGACTCAATAG
- a CDS encoding MFS transporter gives MDIFHRLFDRIDWVIAGLIGAIVASWWHKDDLTDWRAWTIFLLTGVACALYLTGMVSNYLGVTEPNIVAGVGFLLGTFGGSLLAAINRAIKAADLWALIRQRFGGGNPP, from the coding sequence ATGGATATATTTCACCGCCTGTTCGACAGGATCGACTGGGTCATCGCGGGCCTCATTGGGGCTATCGTCGCCAGCTGGTGGCACAAGGATGACCTGACCGACTGGCGAGCTTGGACAATTTTTCTTCTGACTGGCGTTGCCTGCGCCTTGTACCTGACTGGAATGGTCAGTAACTACCTGGGCGTGACAGAGCCGAACATCGTCGCCGGTGTCGGCTTTTTGCTGGGCACCTTCGGAGGTTCACTCCTGGCGGCGATCAACCGCGCCATCAAGGCTGCTGATCTCTGGGCTCTCATTCGCCAGCGGTTCGGGGGAGGTAATCCGCCATGA
- a CDS encoding lipid II-degrading bacteriocin → MDLPAINVTAPEPFYPGLNQSGGGTMQSPAIVFNQMQLIRNNYYVKGMWRQVVVKLCSEAEFYMNKSGGKFAAWMVGDALQRDFKVLPFADNYMCVTGVSPEAALWYAYQNPLLVTRANAVQQSKQLSATDLGPVSALGHFINGNGSSVEMDITKLGLTPSVTKIPLLEQHLASMPVGTSSVFIDKVPYDTFADSFNTGVVLGHITLKIEGTATKSEAGAVTFNGVARAYNDKYDANQGSFRNALPEAATTILRKIQEVTNAKEYEIEIKGSLPINIQR, encoded by the coding sequence GTGGATCTTCCAGCAATTAATGTTACAGCTCCTGAGCCATTTTATCCGGGACTTAATCAAAGCGGCGGCGGCACGATGCAAAGCCCAGCTATAGTATTTAACCAAATGCAGCTAATTAGGAATAACTACTACGTTAAAGGAATGTGGCGGCAGGTTGTAGTTAAGCTCTGCTCAGAAGCAGAGTTTTACATGAATAAAAGTGGTGGGAAATTCGCGGCGTGGATGGTCGGAGACGCACTCCAGCGTGATTTTAAGGTTTTGCCTTTTGCTGACAATTATATGTGCGTTACGGGAGTATCTCCTGAGGCGGCGCTATGGTATGCGTATCAGAACCCTCTTCTTGTCACCCGAGCAAATGCTGTACAGCAATCCAAGCAACTGTCCGCTACAGATTTGGGGCCCGTATCTGCTTTGGGCCATTTCATCAATGGTAATGGTAGTAGTGTTGAGATGGATATTACGAAGCTGGGGTTGACGCCCTCGGTTACGAAAATCCCACTCTTGGAACAGCATCTCGCCTCTATGCCAGTCGGTACGTCCAGCGTTTTTATTGACAAAGTACCTTATGATACTTTTGCGGACTCGTTTAACACTGGCGTAGTTCTTGGGCATATTACTTTGAAAATTGAAGGTACTGCTACGAAGTCTGAGGCCGGAGCGGTCACATTCAACGGAGTGGCGCGCGCCTATAATGACAAATATGACGCTAACCAAGGCTCATTCAGAAACGCTCTTCCCGAGGCAGCCACGACCATCCTGCGAAAAATTCAAGAGGTGACGAACGCCAAGGAGTATGAAATTGAAATCAAAGGCTCTCTGCCGATCAATATTCAGCGGTAG
- a CDS encoding VOC family protein, giving the protein MFHHLSIGVKDLDKSGRFYDAAMGALGFRRVFEDETAIGYGLEDGKDKLCLKLRPDAVAPGPGFHLAFSAQSRGAVDSFHLRALSAGGTDNGAPGLRSHYGPHYYAAFLIDPDGYRVEAVINRADTEA; this is encoded by the coding sequence ATGTTCCATCACCTTTCAATTGGCGTGAAAGACCTGGACAAGTCCGGGCGCTTTTACGATGCAGCCATGGGGGCGCTTGGGTTTCGTAGGGTCTTCGAGGATGAGACCGCTATTGGGTATGGTCTCGAGGACGGGAAAGATAAGCTTTGCTTAAAGCTGCGCCCGGATGCGGTAGCTCCAGGTCCCGGTTTCCATTTGGCGTTCTCTGCTCAATCAAGAGGCGCCGTCGACTCGTTCCATCTAAGGGCTCTAAGCGCTGGCGGTACTGATAACGGAGCACCGGGGTTGCGCTCGCATTATGGTCCCCATTATTACGCTGCATTCTTGATCGATCCCGACGGTTATCGGGTTGAGGCTGTAATTAATAGAGCCGATACCGAAGCGTAA
- a CDS encoding avidin/streptavidin family protein, with amino-acid sequence MELTVDKATGNVAGVYRTGVGTPQPTEDFELVGFAAGDLLSFTVNFGKYGSLTSWSGQSTAVGGVTVIKTMWLMAENVPDADEPSKLWSAMLTGADNFRR; translated from the coding sequence ATGGAACTGACAGTAGACAAGGCAACCGGAAATGTTGCCGGGGTATATCGGACAGGAGTCGGCACCCCACAACCCACCGAAGATTTCGAGTTAGTCGGCTTTGCTGCTGGGGATTTGCTGTCATTTACAGTCAACTTTGGGAAGTACGGATCGCTTACAAGTTGGTCAGGGCAAAGCACTGCCGTCGGAGGTGTTACCGTTATAAAAACTATGTGGTTGATGGCCGAGAACGTCCCAGACGCTGACGAGCCAAGCAAATTGTGGAGTGCGATGCTAACGGGTGCCGACAACTTTCGGCGTTAA
- a CDS encoding Com family DNA-binding transcriptional regulator — MLARVGEFTELQIKCSRCGTLNHVKATSLEPSPLSDMKAESCANNHSI, encoded by the coding sequence CTGCTTGCCCGGGTGGGTGAGTTTACCGAGCTCCAGATCAAATGTTCCCGATGCGGGACGTTGAATCATGTGAAGGCCACGAGCCTCGAGCCATCGCCTTTGAGCGACATGAAAGCGGAGTCCTGCGCGAACAATCATTCGATTTGA
- a CDS encoding family 20 glycosylhydrolase codes for MTTLIQSTDAASLATAKSLNNDNDNVRFPWTHLSPAVLHAEPYAGFVYVISASTRILIGDESLRPLAIRLAFGFTGAAGLAKPPAILLVSGGHPPRGSGDVELILSAPDTAEVSIPAKGERETYRIDISSAIRVTAKTLEAMARALTTLHKAALVSTSLDPGVVIDAPVYSERSLMIDVGRKYYSPEWMKNLLREMAWNQLNTLHLHLTDNEGVRVIFPSAPETASDDAWSAAQLKDILDTAASYHIEVIPEIETPGHMKWILSKRPEFQLKLADSNGTVVEKALDFSKSAARDFLKTLFSDLCDMFPDSHHIHLAADEYFLTPITQSNTPQLAQYVREGSAKPNATSEDAVRYFINDLARLVQERGKIARVWNDGAVNRNAVINLDKKTEIECWSIWGSKRNEMNVQELVDAGYTVKNANGDFYFVIDRGWDHLFHPKHSPRGIYDVWRANHFMDKAGDAVTDIPAHSPYMAGAGLQVWADQPHYRTPEEVWSQLIVWMLPLGQRTWDSPNAEPDYKSLSLIARAVAHPPPVPWKE; via the coding sequence ATGACAACACTTATCCAAAGCACGGATGCAGCTTCCTTGGCAACTGCCAAAAGTCTCAATAACGACAATGACAACGTTCGCTTTCCTTGGACCCATTTGAGTCCGGCGGTCCTGCACGCCGAACCTTATGCCGGGTTTGTCTACGTCATCAGCGCAAGCACGCGTATCCTAATCGGCGATGAGAGCCTGAGACCTCTGGCTATTCGGTTGGCATTCGGCTTCACCGGTGCCGCAGGACTCGCAAAGCCGCCCGCCATTTTGCTCGTGTCAGGTGGTCACCCCCCGCGGGGTAGCGGCGATGTAGAGCTGATACTGTCCGCCCCGGATACCGCTGAGGTTTCGATCCCCGCCAAGGGTGAGCGCGAGACCTACCGAATAGATATCAGCAGTGCCATCCGCGTTACCGCGAAAACCCTTGAGGCCATGGCCCGGGCACTGACGACCTTGCATAAAGCGGCATTGGTTTCTACCTCGCTTGATCCAGGGGTTGTGATCGATGCGCCCGTCTATTCCGAACGCTCGCTGATGATCGATGTGGGGCGTAAGTATTACAGCCCTGAGTGGATGAAAAACCTGCTGCGTGAAATGGCCTGGAACCAGCTCAACACCCTGCATTTGCACCTCACCGACAATGAGGGGGTACGGGTTATCTTCCCCTCTGCTCCGGAAACTGCGAGCGACGATGCCTGGAGCGCAGCGCAACTCAAGGACATCCTCGACACCGCCGCGTCCTATCACATTGAGGTCATCCCGGAAATTGAAACACCTGGGCATATGAAATGGATCCTGAGCAAAAGGCCGGAGTTTCAACTTAAGCTCGCTGATAGCAATGGCACGGTGGTGGAGAAAGCACTCGACTTCAGCAAGTCTGCCGCTCGCGACTTTCTCAAGACGCTCTTCAGCGACCTCTGCGATATGTTCCCAGACAGCCACCATATCCACTTGGCGGCTGATGAGTATTTTCTTACTCCAATCACCCAGAGCAACACGCCACAACTGGCCCAGTACGTGCGCGAAGGCTCCGCAAAGCCCAACGCCACTTCCGAGGATGCCGTGAGGTACTTTATCAATGACCTGGCGAGGCTCGTTCAGGAGAGAGGCAAGATTGCGCGGGTCTGGAACGATGGTGCGGTTAACCGAAATGCAGTCATTAATCTGGACAAAAAAACAGAAATAGAGTGCTGGAGTATCTGGGGGAGCAAACGCAATGAGATGAATGTGCAAGAGTTGGTCGACGCTGGCTACACCGTGAAAAATGCTAACGGTGACTTTTACTTCGTCATTGATAGGGGGTGGGATCACCTGTTCCATCCCAAACACTCGCCTCGCGGTATCTACGATGTCTGGCGAGCCAACCATTTTATGGACAAAGCAGGAGATGCTGTGACGGATATACCTGCGCACAGCCCCTATATGGCGGGGGCGGGCCTGCAGGTCTGGGCCGACCAACCGCACTACCGCACGCCTGAAGAGGTCTGGTCACAGCTGATTGTGTGGATGTTGCCATTGGGGCAACGCACCTGGGATTCGCCGAACGCAGAGCCCGATTATAAATCTCTCTCACTGATCGCCCGTGCTGTAGCCCATCCACCGCCTGTACCGTGGAAGGAATGA
- a CDS encoding glycosyltransferase family 2 protein, producing the protein MVSSSFFSANNFSIVLVNYKSLQLTQTCLNLLHEGLQGSEVPVYVVDNDSNDASSEYLRTLNWISLIERKSWGPEAGSVAHGRALDMALAKIETEYVFLLHTDTFIYDQAVFAMMIDSCACAHEVAAVGCVEQLNRGRARSAWRLASRFIKHYTRRGLRVLGVQAKAPKPYRETYLKSFCALWNVRLIKKHGLQFLMDERNPGYELQDKMAALGYAINFISPRKMFSYLDHLQSGTVAAMGGYAATHRRAKIYNRVVGSSTGGNGGKN; encoded by the coding sequence ATTGTGAGCTCTTCTTTTTTTTCTGCGAATAACTTTAGTATTGTCCTTGTTAACTATAAGTCCCTCCAGCTGACCCAGACCTGCCTGAATTTGTTGCACGAAGGGTTACAGGGGAGTGAGGTTCCAGTTTATGTGGTGGACAACGATTCAAATGATGCGAGCAGCGAATACCTGCGTACCTTGAACTGGATCAGCTTGATCGAGCGAAAATCATGGGGGCCAGAAGCAGGGAGCGTGGCGCATGGTCGAGCGTTGGATATGGCGTTAGCCAAGATTGAAACCGAATATGTATTTTTACTGCATACCGATACATTTATTTATGATCAGGCTGTTTTTGCCATGATGATTGACTCTTGCGCCTGCGCACACGAAGTTGCGGCGGTTGGATGCGTTGAACAGTTGAATCGAGGCAGGGCCAGGTCTGCCTGGCGCCTGGCTTCGCGATTTATCAAGCACTACACTCGGCGAGGCTTACGGGTGTTAGGGGTGCAAGCAAAAGCCCCTAAACCCTACAGAGAGACGTATTTAAAGAGCTTTTGCGCTCTGTGGAACGTACGATTAATTAAAAAACACGGGCTTCAATTTTTAATGGATGAACGAAATCCTGGTTATGAACTGCAAGACAAAATGGCTGCTTTGGGTTACGCGATAAATTTTATCTCTCCTCGTAAGATGTTTAGTTATCTTGATCACCTTCAAAGCGGAACGGTCGCTGCCATGGGTGGTTATGCGGCCACTCATCGAAGGGCCAAGATATACAATAGAGTGGTTGGAAGCTCCACGGGTGGAAACGGTGGAAAAAATTGA
- a CDS encoding Com family DNA-binding transcriptional regulator: MKEFRCGNCKRFLARTGGHTEFQIKCSPSGALNHEKAMSLEQSPLSDMKAEFSVINHST, from the coding sequence TTGAAAGAATTCAGATGCGGTAACTGCAAAAGATTTCTCGCCCGTACGGGTGGGCACACAGAGTTCCAGATCAAATGTTCCCCATCTGGGGCGTTGAATCATGAGAAGGCCATGAGCCTCGAGCAATCGCCTTTGAGCGACATGAAAGCGGAATTTTCCGTTATAAATCATTCGACTTAA
- a CDS encoding putidacin L1 family lectin-like bacteriocin — MSFSLIPFTANGGTVLPPRNVMSVGQFLQSPNQRFRLIFQEDNSCVLYDGGSPVWVADASSAYAGQIFYKWKAVDQPSVSMNYQFVVQDFKNQRIWQTQNTDVLGGDKYQANAAVRTHLQLQDDGNLVVIQANPIFTSNAAILSAPEQAAILIPAGTDLVVDKRYVVGGTTMVFQSDGNFVVSNGPLGVLWATWTQNKGATRAVMQGDGNFVIYDASMKPLWNSGTAGHPEAYLRLQANGSFSVISDRVCWARFGFTPTIRGRKIYYPDNSSPEHNGTAPYPTYGHIGWEF; from the coding sequence ATGTCTTTTTCTTTGATCCCTTTTACAGCGAATGGCGGAACTGTTTTACCTCCGCGCAATGTGATGAGCGTTGGTCAGTTTCTGCAATCGCCCAATCAGCGATTCAGGCTGATTTTCCAGGAGGACAATAGTTGTGTCTTGTACGATGGCGGCTCGCCTGTTTGGGTCGCAGATGCAAGCAGCGCTTACGCAGGACAGATCTTCTACAAATGGAAGGCTGTCGATCAACCGTCGGTGTCGATGAACTATCAGTTCGTTGTTCAAGATTTTAAAAATCAGCGCATTTGGCAAACGCAAAATACGGATGTGTTGGGGGGTGACAAGTACCAGGCCAACGCAGCGGTACGCACACATCTGCAACTGCAAGATGATGGCAACCTGGTTGTCATCCAGGCGAATCCGATTTTCACCAGTAACGCGGCCATCCTAAGCGCTCCGGAACAGGCGGCGATCCTCATTCCCGCAGGCACCGACCTGGTAGTGGATAAACGCTATGTGGTCGGTGGCACAACAATGGTTTTCCAGTCGGATGGCAATTTCGTTGTGTCAAATGGCCCGCTGGGTGTGCTTTGGGCTACCTGGACCCAGAACAAAGGTGCAACACGCGCCGTCATGCAGGGTGATGGCAACTTCGTTATTTACGATGCCAGCATGAAGCCACTCTGGAACTCAGGTACTGCTGGTCACCCAGAGGCGTACCTGCGCCTCCAGGCAAATGGTAGTTTCTCTGTAATCTCTGACAGGGTTTGTTGGGCTCGATTTGGTTTCACGCCAACGATCCGTGGACGCAAAATCTATTACCCCGACAACTCGAGCCCGGAGCATAACGGTACTGCGCCATATCCAACCTATGGCCATATCGGTTGGGAATTCTGA